Below is a window of Jonesiaceae bacterium BS-20 DNA.
GAGCGCCAACAGGGGAGAAATAATGATCGTAGGCCCGTAACCTTGGGCACGCAGTAGTGAAGTGGCCACAAAGTAGACCGCCGACTTACCCCAACCGGTGCGCTGAACCACGAGAGCACGCTGGTGCTCAGCTACGAGCGCTTCAATCGCTGTCCACTGATCGTCTCGAAGCTGGGCAGTTGAACTACCAACGAGCTTTTGGAGAGCTTCCTGTGCTTGAACCTTGAGCTCAGCGGCGGTTGGTAACGCAGCGATTGGGCCCGCTGGCGTGACCGGAACCTGACGCGCAGTACGAGCGGTCGCGCGTGGCCCGGTTGCATGAAGATCAACCGGAACCAGGTCCGCATATGGGTCGCTGCCATACTCGGGCTCGAAGCCCGAGTCGAGGAAGGGATCCTCAGCCGGTGGGATGTCATCACCACCCCAGTCGCCGTACACTTCCACTGGTGCTGGTGCTGGTGCTGGTGCTGGTGCTGGTGCTGGTGCTGGTGCTGGTGCTGGTGCTGGTGCTGGTGCTGGTGCTGGTGCTGGTGCTGGTGCTGGTGCTGGTGCAGCTTCAACCGGTACCGAAATATCTTCGACCAGTGGTGGGTCAGGGGACCCTGGCTCGGCGGCCAACGTATGTCCTTGGGCTTGTTCAGCTTCTTCGAATTCGGATTCGTCATCCTCGAACTCGGACTTGTCGGTTGCAACTGGCTTGGCTGAAGCGTTGTCGGCTGCCAACTCCTCGGTGGTTGGCGCAAAACCGGGTATTCCCCAGGCGGGTTGGGCATCATCATCGACCGTATTAGCGGCAAGTTGGCGGGCATCGGTTGCAGACGCACCCCACTGCGGTTCATCGGTCGTCGAACGCCGCATCCGCCCCAACGCCTCAGCGGGAATTTTGGACCAGTCTGGCTCCACACCCCAACGCTTAGGGCCCTTGGCAGCTACCGGACCCAGTACTGCTGCGGGTGGGGTCTGGCTTTTAGGGGAAGCGCTGTCGGTTAGGCTGTCCGCTTCGATAGGAACTGCGGGCTGGGCCGGCTGCTCGTGCTCGGGGTGGCCAACATCTTTGGAACCAAAATCACTCATGCACCCAGCCTATTGGGTATGGGCCCTACGCGATGCTGCACGCCCCGGATGTGGTCAATCTTGGACGCAGACCACAGGTCTGGGGATAACGTCAGCGGTACTTGATATGGGCGCTATCCCGTGTAGTGAGGTACAACGCGACGCTCAGGGTGAGGGCCGATCCTAAGATCAAATACAGGGGAGTGTTCCAGTTGCCGGATAGGTCGTACAGGTAGCCCAACAGACTTGGACCCACTGCCGCAAGTGAATATCCAATGCCCTGGACCAGAGCGGAGAACCGGGCTGCCTCGTGTTCGTCTTGAGCGAGTTGGACCATGAGGAACATCACCAGGGTGAAAGCGCCACCTTGGGCAACTCCGGCGCTGATGAGCCACAAGATCCATAGTTCCGGGGACGTCAGCATACCGATGATGAAGATGAGCCAGCCCGTGCCAAGCCCAATGCCAAGGTGCTTGTACTTCACAAATTTGGCCAAAATGGGGATTCCAAATGCGCCAACTGTTGCGGTCATCTGGAAGATGGAAGCGGCGGCCGCGGCGCCGTCGGGGGCCATATTTGCGTTGGCCATGAGGATCTGCGGCAGCCATGCGGTCACAGAGTAGTAGCACAGGGACTGAAACCCGAAGGCCAATGTCATGACGGTAAGCCGGAATTTCAGGTCCTTGCGGAACCCGGGGTCGTTGGGGTCATCACCAACCATCGCCTCTGCGCCAGACTTAACCGTGGTGATTGGTGTTGTCTTGGTGGAAACAGAATCTTGGCCGTCCTCGGTACCCGCTACCGCTCCTGCCAGTTTTGCGGACGAAGAGTTCGCCTGCTGGCTGCGCGCAATGTGGAACGCTCCGGCTCCGCCCACCGTAACCAGCCACATGATCAAAGCGATTGCCGCGTGGACCACCCAAACGCCAAGAGCCCAACGCCAACCCCAGGCATCGGCAAGTGGAACCACCGCAAGAAGCATGAGCATCGCACCCAAATTGAGTGACGTGGTGTAAAGCGCGGTGGCCATGGCTCTGCGCTGAAGAGGGAAGCGGTCCCGGATCATGACCGGCATTGTTACGTTTCCCAACGTAATGGACAAGCCGATCAGTGCCGTTCCCAAGACAACGGTGGGAGTCGATCCAATTGAGCGGACCGCGATTCCCAATGCGATGCCAAGCAACGTCATAGTGATGGAAAACTTATACCCGGTGCGCCGGATCATGAACGCGGCAAAGGGCGTGCAAACGGCGAAGGCCAGGACCGGAATGGTGGTAAGTGAGCCCGCCACGAGCGCTGAGAGATTGAGATCTAGAACTACCCGGTCGAGTACGCCTGACAAACCAACGACTGGGCTACGCATTGTCGAAGCTACCAGCACCACGCTGGCAAGCGACAGCGCAAAAAGCACTGAGCGGGACCGAGAAGTCACGTAATCAAAACCTCATCAAGAAGGATCAAATAGCGGGGCAAAGTGAGCACTAGTGTGGCCGGGGGACGGACAAAAGTGTGATCCCCAGCCTCAAGTAGCCATAGAACGGACAACCGAAGGGTTTGTTTGCCCAAGACTCTAGAATGGTGGGGTGACCCCAACTCCAGAAAATCAAGTTGCGCCGCAATTGTCCACCTTACCCGACGGCGCGCCCACAGGGCTGCCGTTACGTACTGGAATCCGCGGTGAAACGCCCTATGGTGCACCGCAACTTGACGTTCCTCATCTGCTCAATACGAATGAGAATCCATACGGACCTAGCCCCGAGGTAGTCGCTACGATTACCGCGGAGGTTGTTGCTGCCGCAACGGGATTAAACCGCTACCCGGACCGAGAGTTTTCGCAGTTGCGGACGGCCCTGCGCGGGTACCTCGCCAAGGAGTCCGGTGTATCGCTGAGCCCCGACCAACTGTGGGCAGCGAACGGATCCAACGAGGTCATGCTGCACATTCTGCAGGCGTTTGGTGGTCCGGGCCGCACCGCCGTGGCCTTTTCTCCCGCGTACGCCATGTACTCCGAATACTCACGGGACACGCTGACCGAGTATGAGGCCATTGCGCGCGAGGAAGACTTCAGCATCGACCTGAATAAGGTCGCGGCAGAGCTGGCTCGGATCAAACCGTCAGTAATTTTCTTGACCAGCCCCAATAACCCCACGGGAACCGCACTGTCACTTGATGAGATCAGGGCTATCTGTGAGGTTGCCCAAACGATCGATATCGATGGCGCTCCGGCCGTTGTCATCGTTGATGAGGCCTATGGAGAGTTCCGGCGCACCGGCAACCCATCCGCGCTTGAGCTGCTAGCGGAGTTCCCAAACCTTGCTGTTACGCGCACGATGTCTAAAGCGTTTGCACTTGCCGGCGGCCGCCTTGGCTATTTGGCCGCGTCAGCCGAGTTTGTTGCCGCACTAACCATCGTGCGGCTGCCTTACCACCTGTCTTCTGTTACTCAAGCGGTCGCCCGGGCAGCGCTCCAACACGCGGACACCCTGTTGGCCACCGTAGACAGTTTGCGCCGTGAGCGCGACGGATTGGTTACCTGGCTGCGGGAACAGACATATAATGGCAAACCGTTGATCGTTGCGGATTCAGATGCCAACTTTGTATTCTTTGGCAAGTTCGCTGACCGCCACAGTGTGTGGCAGGGGCTGCTTGACCGGGGAGTGTTAATCAGAGAAAGCGGTCCAGAGGGATGGCTTCGGGTAACCGTAGGCACGCCTGAGGAAATGACCGCATTCAAACAAGCACTTGTGGAGGAATTAGGACTGTGAGCCAAATTGTTAGCCCGCGCACCGCGCGCTTGGAACGTAATACGTCGGAATCAAACGTGGTGGTGGAACTCAACCTCGATGGAACCGGGCGTACCGACATTTCGACTTCAGTTCCGTTTTTTGACCACATGCTGACCGCCCTTGGTAAGCACTCGCTCATTGACCTAACCGTTAAGGCAACCGGTGACGTACACATTGACGTTCACCACACCGTGGAAGACACCGCGATTGTGATTGGCGAATGCCTGCGTCAGGCACTTGGTAACAAGGCCGGAATTGCTCGCTTTGGGGACGCAATCGTTCCGTTGGATGAGGCACTTGCGCAGGCGGTAGTCGACGTTTCTGGACGCCCATACGTGGTCCACTCAGGTGAGCCAGAAGGCCAGGAATACCACCTAATCGGCGGCCACTTCACGGGGTCAATGACTCGCCACGTGTTCGAGTCAATCGCCTACCACGCAGGGATCTGCCTGCACATGAAGGTCTTGGCTGGCCGCGACCCACACCACATCGTTGAAGCGCAGTTCAAGGCGTTTGCCCGAGCGCTGCGCGCTGCGGTTACTCCGGATCCTCGAGTTGAGGGAATTCCGTCAACAAAGGGAGCCTTGTAGGGATGACCAATCCGGAACAAGTCACCGTGGCGGTTCTGTTGACCCAGGTGGCCGACGCCCAGTCACTCGCCGCAGCGTGCGCCATGAATAAGCTCAAGGTCACGGCAGTGAGCTCCCCAATCGGAGCGTACGGCGTGTGCCATGACCTGTCAGCAGGTAAGCCTCAAGAGGTAGCAAAGGCTGTCTCAGCGCTGGTCCAATCAGTCCCTGTCATCATGATTACGGCATCGAGTGGACAGATGAAGGCGGAGCAGTGGCAAGCCGGGGAAGTAGTTGGCAAGCTTCCGGTAGCGCTCGTTCTCGATGGCGCCCCGCACGAGCTTGAAGATCTATTGCTCCAGCAGACCACCGTTGAAGAACTCCCAGATACCGTGTTCTCCGGCGATATCTCTCGGTTCAAGGCGTTGCGCATGCTAGCCGGAGCGGCAAAGGCTTACAAGGCAAAGGCGAAATGAGCGCACGCAAGGTAGTTGTTCTGGACTACGGATTCGGTAACGTCCGCTCGGCCGTGCGTGCCCTTGAGCACGTGGGCGCGGACGTTACCCTAACCGCTGATCCGGTTCTGGCTGCTAATGCGGACGGTCTGGTCGTACCCGGTGTGGGCGCGTTTGCTGCGGTCATGTCCGGGTTGGCGAAGGTTCGCGGCGGCCAAATAATTGAACGTCGGCTTTCCGGTGGACGTCCCGTTTTGGGGATCTGCGTTGGAATGCAAGTAATGTTTGACCGCGGTGTGGAACACGGTGTGCAAACCCCGGGGCTGGGCCAATGGCCGGGCGAAGTTACTAAACTCAGTGCCCCGGTCGTACCGCACATGGGCTGGTCCAACGTGAGCCCGCCGCAAGGCTCGGTCCTGTTTGCTGGCCTCGAGCAGGAGCGTTTTTATTTTGTCCACTCGTATGCGGCTCAAACGTTTACGCTGGGGACTGATGAACCCGAAGATACCTCGTTCCGCCCGCCACTGGTGACTTGGGCGCAGCACGGCGGACTGTTTGTCGCCGCGGTAGAAAACGGCCCGCTCAGCGCCACGCAGTTCCACCCGGAGAAATCTTCGGATGCCGGACTGCAGATGCTGACAAACTGGCTTTCATCCATCAAGTAATTTCTTATCAACCATTTAGAGCAGGGAAATTCCATGTCACAACGCCTTGAACTTCTTCCAGCAGTCGACGTTGTCAAGGGCCAAGCGGTCCGTCTTGTCCAAGGTGAGGCCGGCTCCGAGACGTTCTACGGAACCCCTCTCAAGGCCGCCCAAGAGTGGCAGGAGGGTGGCGCCGAGTGGATTCACCTGGTTGACCTCGATGCTGCCTTTGGCCGCGGTGCAAATACCGAGATCCTCGCCGAGGTTGTGGGCGCGCTCGACATCAAGGTTGAGATGTCAGGCGGACTCCGTGATGATGAGTCGCTCGAGCGTGCGCTTGCCACCGGTGTGGCTCGTGTGAACCTAGGCACCGCCGCGCTCGAAAACCCGGAATGGACCGCGCGCGCGATCGACCGTTTCGGTGACAAGATCGCCGTTGGCCTCGATGTCCGCGGAACTACGCTTGCCGGGCGTGGCTGGACCAAAGAGGGGGGCGACCTGTGGGAAGTACTCGAGCGCCTCGAAGCCGCTGGCTGCCCACGCTATGTAGTAACCGATGTGACCAAGGACGGCACCCTACGCGGCCCAAACATTGAGCTCCTTGAGCAGATGTGCGCCAAGACCAAGGCCCCCGTCATTGCGTCGGGTGGTATCTCCAACCTCGATGACATCGTTGCGCTGACCGCAATGGTCCCGGCCGGAGTTGAGGGCGCAATTATTGGTAAGGCACTGTACGCGGGTGCGTTTACCCTCCCGGAGGCACTTGATATCGCTGGTCGGCCATGACCGAACCACTGCGGTCAGGCGGTAAGGAGTTGCCAACGGGAAAGGCATTGCCAACGGGAAAGGCATTGCCACCGGGATCGGCCTTTACCGGCGACGATGGCACCGCGGATCCGGAATTAGCACGCCGCCAGGCGGACTATGCGGCTGGAGTAACGGGACTGGGTCCGGTTGTCGAACGCCTTGCGCAGGTTCGTGTGCTCGTGCCTATTTTGGCTTCCCTTGACCAGGAAGATTACACCGAGGAAGGCCTACGCTACGACAAGGAGGCCTCGGCGGGAATCGTTGCGCTTGAGGCTCCCGATGGGCGAACGGCATTGCCGGTTTTTTCTTCCGTAGCGGCGATGACCGCTTGGCGTCCCGATGCCCGTCCCTCTCCCGCTGATTGCGTGCGGGCCGCTCTGTCAGCGGTTGCCGAGGATTGGGCTTTGTTGGTGCTGGACCCGGGAAACCCAACGCAGGCCCTTATTCCACGTCCTGCAGTTTGGGCTATCGCCCAACAACAACCGTGGCTCCCAACGGTGGATTTGGGTGTGGTACACCCCGAGATTCAAGCCGAAGTTGCGGCCGTGGTAGGAGCGATTGAGCACGTCGCAGCGGTTACCTGTGCCCCGGGACGTTCCGCAGAACTGGCCGTGGTGTTGACCCTCGAACCCGGGCTTACCCGGGCTGGGCTGGATTATGTTCTTGCGCAAGTGAACCGGGCCTTGAGTCAAAGCGAACTGATCGCACAGCGGGTTGACGGTCTTGAGTTGCGGTTGGAACAGGTTTAACCTACTGCTCGAGGCCGCTAGACGGGAGCCTTATTCTAGAATTTTGTAGGTTTGTGCGAAGAGTCGTGTGGCCGGTAACCAATTGGTTACCGGCCACACGACTCATCGCTGTTGCTGGGTGTCCAAGGAGTTTAATGCGTTACGAACAGGTGCTCTCGGTCTGGGGCACAAAACTTGCCTCGTCATCCAGCAGTCCGGTCAGCATGCTAACCGGGATGATGTAGGTGTATCCGGAGTTGCTCTTTGCATACACCACGCCAATAACCCTGCCTTCTTCATCGAGTGCGGCCGAGCCGGAACTGCCGGGTTCAACCGTGGCGTCGGTAAGAATGACCTTACCCAAGTTCTCATTGAGGGGATCCTCGGTGTATTGCAGCACCATGCCCTGAGAGACCGTGAGCTCTCCACCCTTGGGGAAGCCCACGATGCTGATGAGGTCACCAATTTCCGGATCGTCTTCAGCGATCGTTGGGAACGTCTCGAGGTCCTCGGTTGTGCGCACAATCGCGAGGTCAGCGATTCCCGCGGTTGCTGA
It encodes the following:
- a CDS encoding MFS transporter: MTSRSRSVLFALSLASVVLVASTMRSPVVGLSGVLDRVVLDLNLSALVAGSLTTIPVLAFAVCTPFAAFMIRRTGYKFSITMTLLGIALGIAVRSIGSTPTVVLGTALIGLSITLGNVTMPVMIRDRFPLQRRAMATALYTTSLNLGAMLMLLAVVPLADAWGWRWALGVWVVHAAIALIMWLVTVGGAGAFHIARSQQANSSSAKLAGAVAGTEDGQDSVSTKTTPITTVKSGAEAMVGDDPNDPGFRKDLKFRLTVMTLAFGFQSLCYYSVTAWLPQILMANANMAPDGAAAAASIFQMTATVGAFGIPILAKFVKYKHLGIGLGTGWLIFIIGMLTSPELWILWLISAGVAQGGAFTLVMFLMVQLAQDEHEAARFSALVQGIGYSLAAVGPSLLGYLYDLSGNWNTPLYLILGSALTLSVALYLTTRDSAHIKYR
- a CDS encoding histidinol-phosphate transaminase, which gives rise to MSTLPDGAPTGLPLRTGIRGETPYGAPQLDVPHLLNTNENPYGPSPEVVATITAEVVAAATGLNRYPDREFSQLRTALRGYLAKESGVSLSPDQLWAANGSNEVMLHILQAFGGPGRTAVAFSPAYAMYSEYSRDTLTEYEAIAREEDFSIDLNKVAAELARIKPSVIFLTSPNNPTGTALSLDEIRAICEVAQTIDIDGAPAVVIVDEAYGEFRRTGNPSALELLAEFPNLAVTRTMSKAFALAGGRLGYLAASAEFVAALTIVRLPYHLSSVTQAVARAALQHADTLLATVDSLRRERDGLVTWLREQTYNGKPLIVADSDANFVFFGKFADRHSVWQGLLDRGVLIRESGPEGWLRVTVGTPEEMTAFKQALVEELGL
- the hisB gene encoding imidazoleglycerol-phosphate dehydratase HisB — its product is MSQIVSPRTARLERNTSESNVVVELNLDGTGRTDISTSVPFFDHMLTALGKHSLIDLTVKATGDVHIDVHHTVEDTAIVIGECLRQALGNKAGIARFGDAIVPLDEALAQAVVDVSGRPYVVHSGEPEGQEYHLIGGHFTGSMTRHVFESIAYHAGICLHMKVLAGRDPHHIVEAQFKAFARALRAAVTPDPRVEGIPSTKGAL
- the hisH gene encoding imidazole glycerol phosphate synthase subunit HisH, yielding MSARKVVVLDYGFGNVRSAVRALEHVGADVTLTADPVLAANADGLVVPGVGAFAAVMSGLAKVRGGQIIERRLSGGRPVLGICVGMQVMFDRGVEHGVQTPGLGQWPGEVTKLSAPVVPHMGWSNVSPPQGSVLFAGLEQERFYFVHSYAAQTFTLGTDEPEDTSFRPPLVTWAQHGGLFVAAVENGPLSATQFHPEKSSDAGLQMLTNWLSSIK
- the priA gene encoding bifunctional 1-(5-phosphoribosyl)-5-((5-phosphoribosylamino)methylideneamino)imidazole-4-carboxamide isomerase/phosphoribosylanthranilate isomerase PriA translates to MSQRLELLPAVDVVKGQAVRLVQGEAGSETFYGTPLKAAQEWQEGGAEWIHLVDLDAAFGRGANTEILAEVVGALDIKVEMSGGLRDDESLERALATGVARVNLGTAALENPEWTARAIDRFGDKIAVGLDVRGTTLAGRGWTKEGGDLWEVLERLEAAGCPRYVVTDVTKDGTLRGPNIELLEQMCAKTKAPVIASGGISNLDDIVALTAMVPAGVEGAIIGKALYAGAFTLPEALDIAGRP
- a CDS encoding SseB family protein; the protein is MTEPLRSGGKELPTGKALPTGKALPPGSAFTGDDGTADPELARRQADYAAGVTGLGPVVERLAQVRVLVPILASLDQEDYTEEGLRYDKEASAGIVALEAPDGRTALPVFSSVAAMTAWRPDARPSPADCVRAALSAVAEDWALLVLDPGNPTQALIPRPAVWAIAQQQPWLPTVDLGVVHPEIQAEVAAVVGAIEHVAAVTCAPGRSAELAVVLTLEPGLTRAGLDYVLAQVNRALSQSELIAQRVDGLELRLEQV
- a CDS encoding serine protease; protein product: MTHRFRLLGAGIALLFVTACGIVPDFPEPIPDYVPALPEAEPAHGSLTKYGFSEAQRIAVRVRNISCTDVIRGTGFAIDDRTLVTNKHVVEGTNKLQLSTYDGRDVDVTSSATAGIADLAIVRTTEDLETFPTIAEDDPEIGDLISIVGFPKGGELTVSQGMVLQYTEDPLNENLGKVILTDATVEPGSSGSAALDEEGRVIGVVYAKSNSGYTYIIPVSMLTGLLDDEASFVPQTESTCS